From Christensenellaceae bacterium, the proteins below share one genomic window:
- a CDS encoding YgjV family protein, producing MTLFQILAQVVAIIIIVIMAIGAQAKTQRSFLFFQLIINILYCVHYAFLSATTATVVCIICVIRTLIFYLYRRKDKTVPIWLLIVILAVVIGSGVFTWEGWLSLLPIVATILFTFGQWQSNVKVTRLFVIAGDLTWIVYNIFYLAYADIAGRSVEALSCLIASLRYRDDTKKQPMEVSPNINPIREVKFYNLEEVGEAQIKIAVVAAKYKNKWIFCKQKSGTWELPGGHKEENETILETAKRELFEETGAAKFDITPVCIYYVTRHAMLFYAKITKLGALPPTETEIESIDFFEDLPPNLTLPQIHPKLFEKAKEFLTSTKT from the coding sequence ATGACGCTTTTTCAGATTTTGGCTCAGGTAGTCGCAATAATAATAATTGTCATAATGGCGATCGGAGCGCAGGCCAAAACTCAGAGGTCTTTTTTGTTTTTTCAGCTTATTATCAACATTCTATACTGCGTGCATTATGCCTTTCTTTCTGCAACAACAGCCACTGTAGTTTGCATCATTTGTGTAATCCGCACCCTAATATTTTACCTCTATCGAAGAAAAGATAAAACAGTACCGATTTGGCTGCTGATTGTAATTCTTGCCGTTGTAATCGGATCCGGCGTATTTACGTGGGAAGGCTGGCTGAGCCTGCTGCCTATTGTCGCCACAATTTTGTTTACTTTTGGCCAATGGCAGTCAAACGTTAAGGTTACAAGACTGTTTGTAATCGCAGGCGACCTGACATGGATAGTCTATAACATTTTCTATCTTGCATATGCAGATATCGCAGGCAGAAGCGTTGAAGCACTGTCCTGCCTGATTGCATCACTTAGATACCGCGACGACACCAAAAAACAGCCTATGGAGGTTTCACCCAATATAAACCCCATAAGAGAAGTAAAGTTTTATAACCTTGAAGAAGTAGGTGAAGCACAGATTAAAATTGCTGTAGTAGCTGCTAAATACAAAAACAAATGGATTTTTTGCAAACAAAAATCAGGCACATGGGAGCTTCCCGGAGGGCACAAAGAAGAAAATGAGACTATTCTTGAAACGGCCAAAAGAGAATTATTTGAAGAAACAGGGGCTGCGAAATTTGATATCACCCCCGTCTGCATATATTATGTAACAAGACACGCTATGCTGTTCTATGCCAAAATAACAAAGCTGGGAGCCCTTCCGCCAACTGAAACCGAAATAGAGAGTATCGACTTCTTTGAAGATTTGCCGCCAAACCTCACCCTCCCGCAAATTCACCCCAAACTTTTTGAAAAAGCTAAAGAATTTCTGACTTCAACCAAAACTTAA
- a CDS encoding diacylglycerol kinase family lipid kinase, with amino-acid sequence MDTKEKLNFIVNPNAGCGKTTKAIGLIVDILKEKGIDYHIDYATTPELAREFSSALEAKGEKKIIIVGGDGTFSEVLNGVKNPSDLTFGFIPAGTGNDFAKTLGISKDPKKALEHVLNSKVTQFDYFQGRSRRALNTVSTGIDIAIIQKYNSYKKRSKLNYYRALLGAVFKFKFPCFRLKIDDTKDIPEKDYFVVSVCNGQYFGGGMKISPNSKPDDGKITLVSIHGMPRRKIFFRMLDVLKGKHIGKSYSEEYICDHITLNDNQLMTVNFDGELIPNEPFDIKVIKNGLNVFLDKQ; translated from the coding sequence ATGGATACAAAAGAAAAATTGAATTTTATTGTCAACCCAAATGCGGGCTGCGGAAAAACAACAAAGGCCATCGGGCTGATTGTTGACATTCTAAAAGAAAAAGGCATAGACTATCACATAGACTATGCCACAACTCCCGAACTCGCGAGGGAGTTTTCAAGTGCGCTTGAGGCTAAAGGGGAAAAGAAGATTATCATCGTTGGCGGAGACGGCACCTTCAGTGAGGTTTTAAACGGAGTGAAAAATCCGTCCGATTTGACTTTTGGGTTTATTCCCGCAGGAACAGGCAATGATTTTGCAAAAACGCTGGGTATATCCAAAGACCCCAAAAAAGCGCTTGAACATGTTTTAAACAGTAAAGTGACACAGTTTGATTATTTTCAGGGAAGATCCCGCAGAGCTCTTAATACTGTGAGCACCGGCATTGATATTGCCATAATACAAAAGTATAATTCTTATAAAAAACGCAGCAAGCTTAATTATTACCGTGCTCTGCTCGGGGCAGTTTTCAAGTTTAAATTTCCTTGCTTCAGGCTTAAAATTGATGACACAAAAGATATTCCCGAAAAAGATTACTTTGTTGTTTCGGTCTGCAATGGTCAATATTTTGGCGGCGGAATGAAAATCAGCCCCAACTCAAAACCAGATGATGGGAAAATAACTTTGGTCAGTATTCATGGCATGCCAAGACGAAAAATTTTTTTCCGGATGCTCGACGTTTTAAAAGGCAAGCACATCGGAAAATCTTATTCCGAAGAATATATCTGCGACCATATAACCTTAAACGACAACCAGCTCATGACAGTCAATTTTGACGGGGAACTTATCCCTAATGAGCCGTTTGATATTAAAGTTATAAAAAACGGACTGAATGTATTTCTTGATAAACAATAA
- a CDS encoding ATP-binding protein, which translates to MGIILSKFTVCGVKNIEKPIEIDFMNYADDRKDGPDYHNVFSYKNTTAIYGPNGSGKSAIIHGFEILIGILLDRNYLLMNERQEYLNAIMNRKTNSMMLAVEFFVSEQQIEKPRKYRYLISLQKNNPFTKDIDILKEEFIQLKPDVSVIVSVENGDIKEGVLGPKTKEVLRNRLINRSFFETVFFDVQQKNLVSKEEDLLIDEIQKPIGELITNLHCRLEFADAHAKFLINKEKHIQIVEKFFSDKKIDLDNLHAGILPKEMFSQFEKDVKDAADFLRIFKPDLKKIEIIKKEDRNIYYTYLNFVYTDYRIDVDLESVGIKKLFELFLFFKNLSKPGKVLVIDELDSAINDAYLSKMIEYFADYSKGQIIFTTHNTSPMDVMNCQNRRNKCQICFLDTENNLTIWKHKGSYSPSNIYKKGLIKGLPFSLEAFDFIDIFRGHDK; encoded by the coding sequence ATGGGAATTATTTTATCAAAATTTACTGTTTGTGGAGTAAAAAATATTGAAAAGCCAATTGAAATTGACTTTATGAATTATGCTGATGATAGAAAAGATGGACCAGATTACCATAATGTTTTTTCATATAAAAACACTACAGCGATTTATGGCCCAAATGGCTCGGGTAAGAGTGCAATTATTCATGGTTTTGAAATTTTAATAGGAATACTTTTGGATAGAAACTATTTACTTATGAATGAGAGACAAGAGTATTTGAATGCCATTATGAATAGAAAAACCAATTCAATGATGTTGGCAGTAGAGTTTTTTGTATCGGAACAGCAGATTGAGAAACCAAGGAAATATAGATATTTAATCAGTCTTCAAAAAAACAATCCTTTTACAAAGGATATTGATATTCTCAAAGAAGAGTTTATTCAATTGAAACCCGATGTTAGTGTGATTGTATCTGTAGAAAACGGTGATATTAAAGAGGGTGTATTGGGACCTAAGACAAAGGAGGTTTTAAGAAACAGACTAATAAATAGAAGTTTTTTTGAAACAGTTTTTTTTGATGTTCAACAGAAAAACTTAGTAAGTAAAGAAGAAGATTTGCTTATTGATGAAATACAAAAACCGATTGGTGAGTTAATTACAAATTTACATTGTCGGTTGGAATTTGCGGATGCGCATGCAAAATTTTTAATTAATAAAGAAAAACATATCCAAATAGTTGAAAAATTTTTTAGTGATAAAAAAATTGATTTAGATAATTTACATGCGGGCATTCTTCCCAAAGAAATGTTTTCTCAATTTGAAAAAGATGTAAAAGATGCGGCGGACTTTCTTAGAATTTTTAAGCCTGACCTTAAGAAAATTGAAATCATAAAAAAAGAAGATAGAAACATATATTATACTTATCTTAATTTTGTATATACAGATTACCGAATTGATGTTGATTTGGAGAGTGTGGGGATAAAAAAACTTTTTGAATTATTTTTGTTTTTTAAGAATTTGTCAAAACCGGGAAAAGTGCTTGTCATTGACGAACTTGATTCAGCGATTAATGATGCCTATCTTTCAAAAATGATAGAATATTTTGCGGATTATTCAAAAGGACAAATTATTTTCACAACACATAATACTTCGCCGATGGATGTTATGAATTGTCAAAATAGAAGAAATAAGTGTCAAATTTGTTTCTTAGATACTGAAAACAATTTGACAATTTGGAAACACAAGGGTAGTTATTCTCCGTCAAATATTTATAAAAAAGGTCTAATAAAAGGGTTACCTTTTTCGTTGGAAGCGTTTGATTTTATTGACATATTTAGGGGGCATGATAAATGA